One genomic segment of Spirochaetaceae bacterium includes these proteins:
- a CDS encoding AAA family ATPase, translated as MLTIALVSQKGGVGKTSLALNLAVAAELSGRAALIVDLDPQASAAAWADSRKAEAPVVVSAQAARLAEVLATAREHGASLCFIDTAPHAESPALAAARAADLVLVPCRASILDLFAVTASQTIALLAGTPASAVLCGVPARGLLADEAQQTLETNGLPVAPVRIGHRVAFVHAATAGQGVQEYEPKGKAAYEIVRLYEWTCSQVSRAGHPAAGMLARV; from the coding sequence ATGCTGACAATAGCCCTGGTGTCGCAGAAGGGCGGCGTAGGCAAGACGTCCCTGGCGCTCAATCTGGCCGTGGCCGCCGAGCTCTCCGGGCGTGCGGCGCTCATCGTGGATCTGGATCCGCAGGCCAGCGCCGCCGCATGGGCCGACTCACGCAAGGCTGAGGCGCCGGTCGTCGTTTCTGCGCAGGCCGCGCGGCTCGCGGAGGTCCTCGCAACCGCACGGGAGCACGGCGCTTCCCTGTGCTTCATCGATACAGCCCCGCACGCCGAGTCGCCGGCGCTCGCGGCCGCGCGAGCGGCCGACCTGGTGCTCGTGCCGTGCCGCGCGTCGATTCTGGACTTGTTCGCGGTCACGGCATCACAGACGATCGCACTACTCGCCGGTACCCCCGCATCGGCGGTGCTCTGCGGAGTTCCTGCCCGCGGCTTGCTCGCCGACGAGGCGCAGCAAACCCTCGAGACGAACGGTCTGCCGGTTGCACCGGTGCGCATCGGCCACCGCGTCGCGTTCGTGCACGCAGCCACGGCCGGACAAGGAGTCCAGGAGTATGAGCCGAAGGGGAAGGCCGCATACGAGATTGTACGCCTCTACGAATGGACCTGCAGCCAAGTGAGCCGGGCGGGCCACCCCGCCGCCGGCATGCTGGCAAGAGTTTGA